A genomic stretch from Brucella sp. BE17 includes:
- the glcE gene encoding glycolate oxidase subunit GlcE — translation MRDANILKPQDEAGVLESVQWALANSTPLEIIGHGSKRGIGRPVEAGRMLDVSALTGITLYEPDELVLSARAGTPVAEIEKLLAENNQCFHFEPMDYGPLLSGTHGRGTIGGVLAANLSGPRRLKAGAARDHVLGVRVVSGRGEVFKSGGRVVKNVTGYDLSKGMANSWGTLGVATEVTFKVLPRPETVATLIVRGLADEQAVRVMAMAMGSREEVSSAAHLPPTAAAAFLDGAFGWEAATILRLEGFAPSVAHRSQQLQALLGGADMLDSDQSYRLWLQVRDVVPYAKAGDSRAIWRVSMAPMKGWRMVDDFRRYAGVDAYYDWQGGLIWMRMEANPEPHVLRKLIAQYGGGHATLVRAPQHIRENIDVFEPQPPALAALSQRLKQQFDPENILNPGRIYPPKAGA, via the coding sequence ATGCGTGATGCAAATATTCTAAAACCGCAGGATGAGGCGGGTGTTCTGGAAAGCGTGCAGTGGGCGTTGGCAAATTCGACACCGCTGGAAATCATTGGCCATGGCTCCAAGCGCGGTATCGGGCGTCCGGTCGAGGCAGGCCGCATGTTGGATGTGTCTGCGCTTACGGGCATCACGCTTTATGAGCCGGATGAGCTGGTCCTGTCTGCCCGCGCTGGGACGCCGGTGGCCGAGATCGAAAAACTTCTGGCTGAAAACAATCAGTGTTTTCATTTTGAGCCGATGGATTACGGCCCGCTGCTTTCGGGGACACACGGGCGCGGCACCATCGGCGGTGTGCTGGCAGCGAACCTCTCGGGACCGCGACGGCTCAAGGCGGGTGCAGCACGCGATCATGTTCTGGGTGTGCGTGTCGTGTCGGGGCGGGGCGAAGTGTTCAAGTCGGGTGGACGTGTAGTCAAGAACGTGACCGGCTATGATCTTTCCAAGGGCATGGCTAATTCCTGGGGCACTTTGGGTGTGGCAACGGAAGTGACTTTCAAGGTGTTGCCGCGCCCCGAAACCGTGGCGACGTTGATCGTGCGCGGATTGGCCGACGAGCAGGCAGTGCGTGTCATGGCGATGGCGATGGGATCGCGTGAGGAAGTCTCGTCTGCCGCCCATCTGCCGCCTACCGCAGCCGCAGCTTTTCTGGATGGAGCTTTTGGCTGGGAGGCCGCAACCATTCTGCGGCTAGAAGGTTTTGCGCCCTCGGTCGCGCATCGCAGCCAACAATTGCAGGCGCTTCTGGGTGGCGCCGATATGCTTGATTCCGATCAGTCATACCGGCTGTGGCTCCAGGTGCGCGATGTTGTGCCTTATGCCAAGGCCGGCGACAGTCGTGCTATTTGGCGTGTGTCGATGGCACCCATGAAGGGCTGGCGCATGGTCGATGATTTCCGCCGTTACGCCGGTGTTGACGCCTATTACGATTGGCAGGGTGGGTTGATCTGGATGCGCATGGAAGCAAATCCGGAACCGCATGTGCTGCGTAAACTGATTGCGCAATATGGCGGCGGTCATGCGACGCTCGTGCGCGCGCCGCAACATATCCGCGAAAATATCGATGTGTTCGAGCCACAACCTCCCGCCTTGGCTGCATTGTCTCAGCGTTTGAAGCAGCAGTTCGACCCGGAAAACATTCTCAATCCGGGGCGCATCTATCCCCCAAAGGCTGGAGCGTGA
- a CDS encoding aldo/keto reductase, whose product MSVPTVKLNDGNQIPQLGFGVWQVGNDEAVAAVSEALKLGYRHIDTAAIYGNEEGVGKAISASGLARGDIFLTTKLWNGEQGYESTLKAFDASLKKLGTDYVDLYLIHWPMPSKDLFVETWRAFIKLKEEGRVKSIGVSNFRTADLERIIKESEATPVLNQIELHPQFQQDELRLFHGKHNIATEAWSPLGQGKILEDATLKAIAERHGKSVAQVILRWHIETGNIVIPKSVTPARIKENFDVFDFRLNGTDHDAITKLDRADGRIGPNPGTLS is encoded by the coding sequence ATGAGCGTACCGACCGTGAAACTGAACGACGGCAATCAGATTCCACAACTCGGTTTCGGTGTCTGGCAGGTCGGCAATGACGAAGCGGTTGCAGCCGTCAGCGAAGCCTTGAAGTTGGGCTATCGGCATATAGACACAGCCGCCATCTATGGCAATGAAGAGGGTGTCGGCAAAGCGATCAGCGCATCAGGTCTCGCGCGTGGCGACATTTTTCTGACCACCAAATTATGGAATGGTGAACAGGGCTATGAATCAACCCTGAAGGCTTTCGACGCCAGCCTGAAAAAGCTCGGCACCGATTACGTCGATCTCTATCTCATCCATTGGCCGATGCCATCCAAGGATCTTTTTGTCGAGACGTGGCGCGCCTTCATCAAGCTGAAGGAAGAAGGCCGGGTAAAATCTATCGGCGTGTCAAATTTCCGCACAGCCGATCTGGAGCGCATCATCAAGGAAAGCGAAGCAACCCCTGTGCTCAACCAGATCGAACTGCATCCACAGTTCCAGCAGGACGAGTTGCGCCTGTTCCACGGCAAGCACAACATTGCAACCGAAGCCTGGAGCCCGCTTGGGCAGGGTAAGATACTGGAAGATGCAACGCTTAAAGCCATCGCGGAAAGGCACGGCAAGTCGGTTGCTCAGGTGATTTTGCGCTGGCATATCGAAACCGGCAATATCGTTATTCCGAAATCGGTCACACCGGCCCGCATCAAGGAAAACTTTGACGTGTTCGATTTCCGCCTCAATGGCACCGATCACGATGCAATCACCAAGCTTGATCGCGCGGATGGACGCATCGGGCCAAATCCCGGTACACTCTCCTGA
- a CDS encoding FAD-linked oxidase C-terminal domain-containing protein, with the protein MSGLIMPEPDAAVLQKRARIVADLRAIVPGEGVVDTLNAMRVFETDGLTAHRTLPLVVVLPETVDQVAAVLRYCHDNNIRVVPRGAGTSLSGGSMPLQDAVLLVMSRFNRILEIDYPNRVAVVQPGVTNLGITKAVEHEGFYYAPDPSSQIACSIGGNVAENAGGVHCLKYGLTANNVLGIEMVLITGEVLRLGGKHLDSEGYDLLGLMTGSEGLLGVVTEVSVRILQKPETARAVMIGFPSSEQAGQCVADIIGAGIIPGGMEMMDRPAILAAEDFVRVGYPLDVEALLIVELDGPPVEVDYLIGEVERIALKNGSSTCILSHSEEQRLAFWAGRKAAFPAVGRISPDYLCMDGTIPRKELPRVLAGMRELSEKYGLRVANVFHAGDGNLHPLILYDANNPGELQAAEDFGADILRLCVKVGGVLTGEHGVGIEKRDLMPEMFNEIDLDQQMRVKCAFDANHLLNPGKVFPQLRRCAELGRMHVHRGEMAFPDLPRF; encoded by the coding sequence ATGAGCGGATTGATTATGCCGGAGCCGGATGCCGCCGTGCTGCAAAAGCGGGCGCGGATTGTGGCTGATCTGCGCGCCATCGTGCCGGGCGAAGGCGTGGTCGATACGCTCAACGCCATGCGTGTGTTCGAGACAGATGGGTTGACCGCGCACCGCACCCTGCCGCTGGTGGTGGTGCTGCCGGAAACCGTTGATCAGGTGGCTGCGGTCTTGCGTTATTGCCATGACAACAACATCCGCGTCGTGCCGCGTGGCGCTGGCACATCATTGTCGGGTGGTTCCATGCCATTGCAGGACGCAGTGCTGCTCGTGATGTCGCGCTTCAATCGCATTCTTGAAATCGATTACCCCAATCGCGTCGCGGTGGTGCAGCCGGGCGTGACCAATCTCGGCATTACCAAGGCTGTCGAACATGAAGGTTTTTACTACGCGCCCGATCCGTCATCGCAGATTGCCTGTTCGATTGGCGGCAATGTGGCGGAAAATGCAGGTGGCGTGCATTGCCTCAAATATGGTCTGACCGCCAATAATGTGCTTGGCATCGAAATGGTCCTGATCACCGGCGAAGTTCTGCGTCTTGGCGGCAAGCATCTCGACAGTGAGGGGTACGATCTTCTAGGGCTGATGACTGGCTCGGAAGGCCTGCTTGGCGTGGTAACTGAAGTGAGCGTGCGTATCCTGCAAAAGCCGGAAACCGCGCGGGCCGTGATGATCGGCTTTCCATCGAGTGAACAGGCGGGGCAATGCGTGGCCGATATTATCGGCGCGGGTATCATTCCCGGCGGCATGGAGATGATGGATCGTCCCGCCATCCTTGCAGCGGAGGATTTCGTGCGGGTCGGCTATCCCCTCGATGTCGAGGCACTTTTGATTGTCGAACTCGATGGCCCGCCGGTTGAGGTCGATTATCTCATCGGTGAAGTGGAGCGGATCGCACTCAAAAATGGTTCCAGCACATGCATCCTGTCGCATTCTGAAGAACAGCGTCTGGCCTTCTGGGCAGGCCGTAAGGCGGCTTTCCCTGCCGTGGGGCGCATTTCGCCGGATTATCTTTGCATGGATGGCACCATTCCGCGTAAAGAATTGCCGCGTGTTCTGGCCGGTATGCGGGAACTGTCGGAAAAATATGGTCTACGTGTGGCCAATGTCTTTCATGCCGGTGACGGTAATCTGCATCCATTGATCCTTTACGATGCCAATAATCCCGGTGAATTGCAGGCGGCGGAAGATTTCGGTGCGGATATATTGCGCCTTTGCGTAAAAGTTGGCGGGGTTCTGACCGGCGAGCATGGCGTGGGTATCGAAAAGCGCGATCTCATGCCGGAAATGTTCAATGAAATCGATCTCGACCAGCAGATGCGGGTCAAATGCGCTTTCGATGCCAACCATCTCCTCAATCCGGGAAAAGTCTTTCCGCAACTGCGCCGCTGCGCCGAGTTGGGCCGCATGCACGTGCATCGCGGCGAAATGGCATTTCCCGATCTTCCACGGTTCTGA
- the glcF gene encoding glycolate oxidase subunit GlcF codes for MQTQFSPEQLLDPDVNEAEKILRKCVHCGFCTATCPTYVTLGNELDSPRGRIYLIKDMLENDRPADDEVVRHVDRCLSCLSCMTTCPSGVNYMHLVDHARAHIEKTYRRPFINRLLRSVLAHVLPYPGRFRTALRLAKLGRPFAPLFEKSPALKPVAAMLGLAPKHLPSKPDMINSVAGEKRGRVAMLGGCAQSVLDPGINAATLRVLNRFGIEVVTPKDEGCCGSLVHHMGREKEALSQARHNVDVWTREIEADCLDAIIVTASGCGTTIKDYGYMLRLDPAYADKAARVSALAKDVTEYLAMIDLPEPQQPKAMTVAYHSACSMQHGQKIVRPPKDLLAKAGFSVKEPLEGHLCCGSAGTYNIMQPEIATRLRDRKVKNIEATGAQLIATGNIGCMTQIGSGSTLPIVHTVELIDWAYGGPCPQQLKTIAA; via the coding sequence ATGCAGACCCAATTCAGCCCTGAACAATTGCTTGATCCCGATGTCAACGAAGCCGAAAAAATCCTGCGCAAATGCGTGCATTGCGGGTTTTGTACGGCCACATGCCCGACCTACGTGACGCTTGGCAATGAGTTGGACAGCCCGCGCGGTCGCATTTATCTCATCAAGGACATGTTGGAAAACGACCGCCCGGCGGACGACGAGGTCGTGCGCCATGTCGACCGCTGCCTGTCGTGCCTGTCCTGCATGACCACCTGTCCGTCCGGTGTCAATTACATGCATCTGGTCGATCATGCCCGTGCGCATATCGAAAAGACCTATCGGCGTCCGTTCATCAACCGGCTGCTGCGCAGTGTGCTGGCGCATGTGCTGCCCTATCCGGGGCGTTTTCGTACCGCTTTGCGGTTGGCGAAGCTTGGAAGGCCTTTTGCACCGCTGTTTGAAAAAAGCCCGGCATTGAAACCTGTTGCGGCAATGCTGGGCCTTGCGCCAAAGCACCTTCCGTCAAAGCCGGATATGATCAATTCGGTTGCGGGCGAAAAGCGCGGGCGGGTGGCGATGCTTGGCGGTTGCGCGCAATCCGTGCTCGATCCGGGCATCAATGCCGCAACTCTGCGTGTTCTGAACCGCTTCGGCATTGAAGTGGTGACACCGAAAGATGAAGGCTGCTGCGGTTCTCTTGTGCACCATATGGGCCGCGAGAAAGAGGCGCTTTCGCAGGCACGCCACAATGTCGATGTCTGGACACGCGAGATCGAGGCGGACTGTCTCGATGCAATCATCGTCACAGCCTCGGGGTGCGGTACGACCATCAAGGATTATGGCTATATGCTACGGCTTGATCCCGCCTATGCGGATAAGGCAGCCAGGGTTTCTGCATTGGCAAAGGATGTAACCGAATATCTTGCCATGATCGATTTGCCGGAGCCGCAGCAACCAAAGGCGATGACCGTCGCCTATCATTCCGCTTGTTCCATGCAGCATGGCCAGAAGATCGTGCGTCCGCCAAAAGACCTTTTGGCAAAGGCCGGTTTCAGCGTGAAAGAGCCGCTCGAAGGCCATCTGTGCTGCGGGTCGGCGGGCACTTACAACATCATGCAGCCGGAAATCGCCACGCGGTTGCGCGACCGCAAGGTCAAAAACATCGAGGCGACGGGTGCGCAGCTGATCGCCACCGGTAATATCGGGTGCATGACGCAGATCGGTTCCGGCTCGACATTGCCGATCGTGCATACGGTGGAACTGATCGACTGGGCCTATGGCGGGCCATGTCCGCAGCAACTGAAAACCATCGCCGCATGA